A part of Azospirillum thermophilum genomic DNA contains:
- a CDS encoding site-specific DNA-methyltransferase, with translation MMSSNLTAPAPAIRESEALKQLIRRLEEMFQLDRGDLDFGIYRIMNFRRDEILRFLRSELPARAEEAVRAAGIGDGAAALRRELDKAIAGAREAGFDPEASPRVRELRADIARAGNTAPDTLLDQIWTALDRFFGRYYDEGDFIAQRRGRDGVYLIPYEGEEVKLHWANKDQYYVKSSESFANYVFRLEDGRAVRFRVVSAETERDNNKEAKGKQRRFRLAGDQPLAEEDGDLIVHFTYQADEDDKRRQDALNADTAERILALPEAAGWAAGLAAPAPTEKDDKRRLIDKHLTIFTAKNSFDYFIHKDLKGFLARELDLFLDREVLNRRALNEARRANRMEQIAAELAKAEAVERIATEVIEFLAQIEEFQKRLWLKKKFVLDTQWCLTLDRIDAKFYPEIAASEAQRREWVELFAIDEIRAERLGDVAYSEPLTEAFLRANPFLVLDTKHFDEDFKARLLASIDDLDDRMDGLLVHSENFGALNLTSARFRSRVDCIYIDPPYNTGSDDFVYKDSYQHSSWSSMLMDRVLLASNMLKANAPIFTSISDDECYNLQKLYETILGSNSFVANVIWVKNFSPKNTARHFSVDHDYILVNSMNKDNWTPTLLPRSSEADNRYTNPDNDHRGVWSSSDLTARNYYGDGQYEVTSPSGDLFRPTMGTYWRISKQKFEEMDKDGRIWWGREGNNMPRQKRFLSEVKQGIVPQTVWRYEDVGHTQDAKRELLSIVPYKRTEDVLNTVKPTKLISRICNVTDNPSKNGLIVDFFAGSGSTAHGIIRTNHEDGGFRKFFIIEVSDYFEAVTLLRVKRAAYAPMWKDGRPQELTKRGYAFKYIRLESYEDALENLALAERPKDLEDLFSAKDREAGPGRMSELRIRYMLSRMLATEAKGASLLDIEEFRDPTGYTLTVLRDGVETPVRVDLVETFSWLIGMTVKKLHAPRRYRSAFVRDPRHGRLVWPRRANGRIDRDAFRTDPEGAHWFRLVEGTLPGGEAAVVIWRSLTGDAETDNLALDAFAEAARLNARDSEVRVVWVNGDNNLQNLRLAAPEGDQDEDGEDGAAPPIAMKVRLIEEDFQRLMFADTDTSGIL, from the coding sequence ATGATGTCGTCCAATTTGACCGCTCCCGCCCCCGCCATCCGCGAGTCCGAGGCGTTGAAGCAGCTCATCCGCCGGCTGGAGGAGATGTTCCAGCTCGACCGCGGGGACCTGGATTTCGGCATCTACCGGATCATGAACTTCCGGCGGGACGAGATCCTGCGCTTCCTGCGCAGCGAGCTGCCGGCGCGGGCGGAGGAGGCTGTGCGGGCGGCGGGTATCGGCGACGGCGCGGCGGCGCTGCGCCGGGAACTGGACAAGGCCATCGCCGGAGCGCGCGAGGCCGGATTCGATCCGGAAGCCTCCCCGCGCGTGCGCGAGTTGCGGGCGGACATCGCGCGGGCGGGAAACACCGCGCCCGACACGCTGCTTGACCAGATCTGGACGGCGCTCGACCGCTTCTTCGGGCGCTATTACGACGAGGGCGACTTCATCGCCCAGCGGCGCGGGCGGGACGGCGTCTACCTCATCCCCTACGAGGGGGAGGAGGTGAAGCTGCACTGGGCCAACAAGGACCAGTACTACGTCAAATCCTCGGAAAGCTTCGCCAACTACGTCTTCCGGCTGGAGGACGGGCGCGCCGTCCGCTTCCGCGTCGTCAGCGCCGAGACCGAGCGCGACAACAACAAGGAGGCCAAGGGCAAGCAGCGCCGCTTCCGCCTCGCCGGCGACCAGCCGCTGGCGGAGGAGGACGGCGACCTGATCGTCCACTTCACCTATCAGGCCGACGAGGACGACAAGCGCCGACAGGACGCCCTGAACGCCGACACGGCCGAGCGCATCCTGGCGCTGCCGGAGGCGGCGGGCTGGGCCGCCGGCCTCGCCGCCCCCGCGCCGACCGAGAAGGACGACAAGCGCCGCCTGATCGACAAGCACCTGACCATCTTCACCGCCAAGAACAGCTTCGACTATTTCATCCACAAGGACCTGAAGGGATTTCTGGCGCGGGAACTCGACTTGTTTCTTGATCGCGAGGTGCTGAACCGCCGCGCGCTCAACGAGGCCCGCCGGGCCAACCGGATGGAACAGATCGCTGCCGAACTGGCCAAGGCCGAGGCGGTGGAACGCATCGCCACCGAGGTGATCGAGTTCCTGGCGCAGATCGAGGAGTTCCAGAAGCGCCTGTGGCTGAAGAAGAAGTTCGTCCTGGACACCCAATGGTGCCTGACGCTCGACCGCATCGACGCGAAATTCTACCCGGAGATCGCCGCCAGCGAGGCGCAGCGCCGGGAGTGGGTCGAACTGTTCGCCATCGACGAGATCCGGGCGGAGCGGTTGGGTGACGTTGCCTACAGTGAACCCCTGACCGAGGCCTTCCTGCGCGCCAACCCTTTCCTGGTGCTGGACACCAAGCATTTCGACGAGGACTTCAAGGCCCGCCTGCTCGCCTCCATCGATGATCTGGACGACCGGATGGACGGGCTGCTGGTGCATTCGGAGAATTTTGGAGCGTTAAATCTTACGAGCGCTCGATTCAGGAGTCGTGTTGATTGCATCTATATAGACCCACCATATAACACTGGTTCCGACGACTTTGTTTACAAAGACAGTTATCAACATTCCAGCTGGTCCTCCATGTTGATGGACCGCGTTCTTTTGGCAAGCAATATGTTGAAAGCAAACGCGCCCATTTTTACCTCTATTTCTGACGATGAATGCTATAACCTTCAGAAGCTATACGAAACCATCTTAGGCTCGAACAGCTTTGTCGCCAATGTAATTTGGGTGAAAAATTTTTCCCCGAAGAATACTGCTCGGCATTTTTCAGTAGATCATGATTACATACTCGTCAACTCTATGAACAAAGATAATTGGACGCCAACGTTGCTTCCTCGCTCATCGGAAGCAGACAATAGGTATACCAACCCTGACAACGATCATCGAGGAGTGTGGTCGTCCAGTGACCTGACCGCCCGCAATTATTATGGAGATGGGCAATACGAAGTCACTAGCCCAAGCGGGGATCTTTTTCGACCCACGATGGGGACATACTGGCGCATATCAAAGCAAAAGTTTGAGGAGATGGACAAGGATGGCCGCATTTGGTGGGGGCGTGAGGGAAACAATATGCCTCGCCAGAAGCGTTTTCTTTCTGAGGTCAAGCAGGGGATTGTTCCTCAGACGGTCTGGCGCTACGAGGATGTGGGCCATACTCAAGATGCAAAGCGTGAGCTATTGAGCATTGTTCCATACAAAAGGACGGAAGATGTTCTGAACACAGTCAAGCCGACAAAACTGATATCCAGAATTTGCAATGTAACAGACAACCCGAGCAAGAATGGGCTTATTGTAGACTTTTTCGCTGGGAGCGGCTCGACCGCTCACGGAATCATCCGCACAAATCATGAAGATGGAGGCTTTCGGAAATTTTTTATCATCGAAGTCTCGGATTATTTTGAGGCAGTAACGCTGCTGCGCGTGAAACGTGCCGCATACGCACCAATGTGGAAGGATGGGCGACCACAGGAATTGACGAAAAGAGGCTACGCCTTCAAATACATCCGCCTCGAATCCTACGAGGACGCGCTGGAGAACCTTGCGCTGGCGGAGCGGCCGAAGGATCTGGAGGATCTGTTCTCGGCCAAGGACCGGGAGGCCGGACCGGGGCGGATGAGCGAGCTGCGCATCCGCTACATGCTCTCGCGCATGCTGGCGACGGAGGCCAAAGGGGCGTCGCTGCTCGACATCGAGGAGTTCCGCGATCCCACCGGCTACACCCTGACCGTGCTGCGCGACGGGGTGGAGACCCCGGTGCGCGTCGATCTGGTGGAAACCTTCTCCTGGCTGATCGGTATGACGGTCAAGAAACTGCATGCGCCGCGCCGCTACCGCTCCGCCTTTGTGCGCGATCCCCGTCACGGGCGGCTGGTGTGGCCGCGCCGGGCGAACGGCCGCATCGACCGTGACGCCTTCCGCACCGATCCCGAAGGGGCGCACTGGTTTCGGCTGGTCGAGGGCACCCTGCCCGGTGGCGAGGCGGCGGTGGTGATCTGGCGCAGCCTGACCGGCGACGCCGAGACCGACAATCTGGCGCTCGACGCCTTCGCCGAGGCCGCGCGGCTGAACGCGCGCGACAGCGAGGTGCGGGTGGTCTGGGTCAACGGTGACAACAACCTCCAGAACCTGCGCCTCGCCGCCCCCGAGGGCGACCAGGACGAGGACGGCGAGGACGGCGCGGCGCCGCCCATCGCGATGAAGGTCCGGCTGATCGAAGAGGATTTCCAGCGGCTGATGTTCGCCGACACCGACACCTCCGGCATTCTCTGA
- a CDS encoding KGGVGR-motif variant AAA ATPase, translating into MIHFDDGVRALVETAIRVIGPDAFEEARVFRDAFGRLGYCTKRPLNEELATELQVALADALGDWAYDEGTPVGPDSFAFDRLWEAPSRWELIDRQTEGAEPIYVDLADRRIVGQDWVVVPERATDATPRRLVFWSVKGGGGRTTALSVLAASLAAESRNVLVIDADLEAPGLGSMLLEKHLVPKFGLLDYLAESGLVAWEDADFDACVATSELTHKVGSLGLVDVVPAIGTATLAAPENMIAKLSRAFLEKPSEDGDPITVRRQLRTFVDRMAQRRQYDAVLIDARAGLSEFSASTLLGLGASVMVFGVDQPQTFQDLSFLFAHLSRLEQDATEEAEDWRRQIHFVESKSDKGRDGSDFRSSLHEMLARTFYEADEEGAGFTFSLTDEDAPHMAARIHFDPSYTKFDPIADVSVLKSDVYRAAYSEFLDRAKVILLGRKES; encoded by the coding sequence ATGATCCATTTTGACGATGGCGTCCGAGCACTGGTCGAAACGGCGATACGGGTGATCGGGCCCGACGCGTTTGAGGAGGCGCGGGTTTTCCGCGACGCCTTCGGCCGCCTGGGATACTGCACGAAGAGGCCGCTGAACGAGGAACTTGCCACCGAATTGCAGGTGGCCCTGGCCGATGCGCTCGGGGACTGGGCGTACGACGAGGGAACGCCGGTCGGGCCGGACAGCTTCGCGTTCGACCGGCTGTGGGAAGCGCCCAGCCGATGGGAACTCATCGACAGGCAGACGGAGGGAGCGGAACCGATCTACGTCGATCTGGCCGACCGCCGCATCGTCGGGCAGGACTGGGTGGTGGTGCCCGAGCGGGCGACCGATGCCACGCCGCGCCGGCTGGTTTTCTGGTCGGTCAAGGGCGGCGGCGGCCGCACCACGGCCCTGAGCGTCCTCGCCGCCAGTCTGGCTGCCGAGTCGCGCAATGTTCTGGTGATCGACGCGGACCTCGAGGCGCCGGGCCTCGGCTCCATGCTGCTGGAAAAGCATTTGGTCCCGAAGTTCGGCCTGCTGGACTACCTGGCCGAATCCGGCCTGGTCGCGTGGGAGGATGCAGATTTCGACGCCTGCGTCGCGACCAGCGAGCTGACCCACAAGGTCGGCAGCCTTGGCCTTGTTGATGTCGTTCCGGCCATCGGCACGGCGACGCTGGCGGCGCCGGAAAACATGATCGCCAAGCTGTCCCGCGCCTTCCTGGAGAAGCCGAGCGAGGACGGCGACCCGATCACGGTGCGTCGGCAGCTTCGCACGTTCGTGGACCGCATGGCCCAGCGCCGGCAGTACGACGCCGTGCTGATCGACGCGCGCGCCGGCCTGTCGGAATTCTCGGCCAGCACGCTTCTCGGTCTCGGCGCGTCGGTGATGGTTTTCGGCGTGGACCAGCCGCAGACGTTCCAGGACCTGAGCTTCCTGTTCGCGCACCTGTCCCGGCTGGAACAGGATGCAACGGAGGAAGCCGAGGATTGGCGCAGGCAGATCCACTTCGTCGAATCGAAGAGCGACAAGGGCCGCGACGGTTCGGATTTCCGCAGCAGCCTGCATGAAATGCTGGCGCGAACCTTCTATGAAGCCGACGAGGAAGGCGCAGGATTCACCTTCTCCTTGACGGACGAGGACGCGCCGCACATGGCCGCCCGCATTCATTTCGATCCGTCCTACACGAAGTTCGATCCGATCGCCGATGTTTCCGTTTTGAAGTCCGACGTCTATCGTGCAGCCTATTCGGAGTTCCTGGACAGGGCGAAGGTCATTCTGCTTGGACGGAAGGAAAGCTGA